A single window of Mycolicibacterium aurum DNA harbors:
- a CDS encoding phosphotransferase enzyme family protein has translation MTADFTDDEAVAEKALAAFDLPQGSALRLLNLSENATYAVEEPGCGHRSILRVHRKDYHRLDQIESELMWLDALRRDSDVTVPTVIPAHDGRRVVTVEHDGTARHVVHFEMVPGAEPDENTVSSTDFHTLGCITAALHDHARSWQRPASFSRFSWDWEQSLGGTPRWGRWRDATGVGEHETEVLARAEELLHRRLTEYGTGADTFGLVHADLRLANLLVDGETITVIDFDDCGFGWYFYDFGTAVSFFEDHPSVPEWQDAWASGYRTRRALAKSDEDMLASFILLRRLLLLAWMGTHSHSKESQAISVTYAAGSCKLAEKYLSSNGHRIF, from the coding sequence TTGACGGCAGACTTCACTGACGACGAAGCCGTCGCCGAAAAGGCACTGGCGGCGTTCGACCTACCGCAGGGTTCCGCGCTGCGCCTGTTGAATCTGTCCGAGAACGCCACCTATGCGGTCGAAGAACCCGGCTGCGGGCACCGGTCGATCCTGCGGGTGCACCGCAAGGACTACCACCGCCTCGACCAGATCGAGTCCGAATTGATGTGGCTGGACGCGCTGCGCCGCGACAGCGACGTGACCGTGCCGACGGTGATCCCCGCCCACGACGGGCGCCGGGTGGTCACTGTCGAGCACGACGGGACGGCCCGCCACGTCGTGCACTTCGAGATGGTGCCGGGCGCCGAGCCGGACGAGAACACCGTGAGCTCCACGGATTTCCACACGCTCGGATGTATCACCGCCGCACTGCACGACCATGCCCGCAGCTGGCAGCGTCCGGCAAGCTTCAGCCGGTTCTCCTGGGACTGGGAGCAGAGCCTCGGCGGCACGCCCCGCTGGGGACGCTGGCGCGACGCGACCGGCGTCGGCGAACACGAGACCGAGGTGCTCGCCCGCGCCGAGGAATTGTTGCACCGCAGGCTGACCGAATACGGCACCGGCGCGGACACCTTCGGTCTGGTACATGCAGATTTGCGCCTGGCCAACCTGCTGGTCGACGGTGAGACCATCACCGTGATCGATTTCGACGACTGCGGTTTCGGTTGGTACTTCTACGATTTCGGCACTGCCGTGTCGTTCTTCGAGGATCATCCGTCGGTTCCCGAGTGGCAGGATGCCTGGGCCAGCGGGTACCGCACGCGTCGAGCACTCGCCAAATCCGACGAGGACATGTTGGCCTCGTTCATCCTGCTGCGGCGGTTGCTGCTACTGGCCTGGATGGGCACCCACAGCCACTCGAAGGAATCCCAGGCGATCTCCGTGACCTATGCCGCGGGTAGTTGCAAGCTCGCCGAGAAGTACCTGTCCTCCAACGGCCACCGAATCTTCTGA
- the fabG gene encoding 3-oxoacyl-ACP reductase FabG: protein MFNSLQGRSAIVTGGSKGIGRGIAETFARAGVNVVVTGRTQADIDAAVADLAGLAGTVTGVAADVTSPEDCRRVVATAVERNGGLDIVCANAGIFPSGRLQDLTPDDLEQVMGVNFKGTVYIVQAALEPLEASGHGRVVITSSITGPVTGFPGWSHYGASKAAQLGFLRTAAIELAPKKITVNAVLPGNIITEGLIEMGQTYMDQMAASVPAGKLGEVADIGNAALFFATDEAAYITGQSLVVDGGQILPESPEALADL from the coding sequence ATGTTCAACTCGTTGCAAGGTCGCTCTGCCATCGTCACCGGCGGCAGCAAGGGCATCGGTCGCGGCATCGCCGAGACATTTGCGCGTGCCGGGGTCAACGTCGTCGTCACCGGCCGCACCCAGGCCGACATCGACGCCGCCGTCGCGGACCTGGCCGGACTCGCAGGCACCGTCACCGGCGTGGCCGCCGACGTGACCAGCCCCGAGGACTGCCGTCGAGTGGTGGCGACCGCGGTGGAGCGCAACGGCGGACTGGACATCGTGTGCGCCAACGCCGGCATCTTCCCCTCCGGCCGCCTGCAGGACCTCACACCCGATGACCTCGAACAGGTAATGGGCGTGAACTTCAAAGGGACCGTGTACATCGTGCAGGCCGCGCTGGAGCCGCTGGAGGCCAGCGGCCACGGCCGGGTCGTCATCACGTCGTCGATCACCGGCCCCGTCACCGGATTTCCCGGGTGGTCCCACTACGGCGCGAGCAAGGCCGCGCAGCTGGGGTTCCTGCGCACCGCGGCGATCGAACTGGCGCCCAAGAAGATCACCGTCAACGCGGTACTGCCGGGCAACATCATCACCGAGGGCCTGATCGAGATGGGCCAGACCTACATGGACCAGATGGCCGCCTCGGTCCCGGCCGGCAAGCTCGGTGAGGTGGCCGACATCGGTAACGCCGCGCTGTTCTTCGCCACCGACGAGGCTGCGTACATCACCGGACAATCCCTGGTAGTCGACGGCGGCCAGATCCTGCCCGAATCACCGGAGGCGCTCGCCGACCTGTAG
- a CDS encoding GntR family transcriptional regulator produces MPTQTEELRRRIVADINAGTPGTKLGSERELAERYRTSRSSLRQVLAALEEAGLVDRMIGRSGGIFISHAQVQRSLTDVVGVPAFLASQGYVAGTRVLSTKIAAPDATTQQALGIAADDFVIEIQRLRLADGSPISLELAQFPAEAFPGLLEQQLGGSLYEILESEYGLVTARADERIEAVNATPEEANLLGIKPKSALLLITRIAYDQHENPCEFSRDLFRGDRTRLAVTAQGRGVGVSPSVAAASVALHGPLAPAPSA; encoded by the coding sequence GTGCCCACTCAGACCGAGGAACTTCGGCGCCGGATCGTGGCCGACATCAACGCGGGAACGCCCGGGACGAAACTGGGCAGTGAGCGGGAGCTGGCCGAACGCTATCGAACGAGCCGGTCGAGCCTGCGCCAGGTGCTCGCCGCGCTGGAGGAGGCCGGTCTGGTGGACCGAATGATCGGCCGCTCCGGAGGCATCTTCATCAGCCACGCACAGGTGCAGCGCAGTCTGACCGACGTCGTCGGGGTTCCGGCGTTTCTGGCCAGTCAGGGCTACGTCGCCGGGACCCGGGTGCTGTCGACCAAGATTGCCGCGCCCGATGCCACCACCCAGCAGGCCCTCGGGATCGCCGCCGACGACTTCGTCATCGAGATCCAGCGACTGCGTCTGGCCGACGGCTCCCCGATCTCGTTGGAGTTGGCCCAGTTTCCGGCCGAGGCCTTTCCCGGTCTGCTCGAACAACAGCTCGGCGGATCGCTCTACGAGATCTTGGAGAGTGAGTACGGTCTGGTCACCGCGCGCGCCGACGAACGGATCGAAGCGGTCAACGCCACGCCTGAAGAAGCCAATCTGCTCGGCATCAAACCCAAGTCGGCGCTGCTGCTGATCACCCGAATCGCCTATGACCAGCACGAGAATCCGTGCGAGTTCTCTCGGGACCTGTTCCGCGGTGACCGCACGAGGCTGGCGGTGACGGCGCAGGGCCGCGGCGTCGGCGTCTCACCGTCGGTGGCGGCCGCGTCAGTCGCGTTGCACGGCCCGCTCGCGCCAGCGCCGTCGGCGTAG
- the gluQRS gene encoding tRNA glutamyl-Q(34) synthetase GluQRS — MTSPPGAGRFAPSPSADLHIGNLRTAVLAWLFARSTGRRFLMRVEDLDDRTHPEIADRQLADLAAIGVTWDGPATRQTAHPERYEAVVETLDQRGLLFECYCTRRDIAQAPRAPHAPEGAYPGTCRDLTEGERAVRRQETGRPPALRLRTDTHEFTVHDALHGDYTGLVDDFVVRRGDGVPAYNLAVVVDDAASGVDQVARGDDLLSSSPRQAYLARLLGYPEPLYAHVPLVLNDQGARLAKRDGAVTLADIGVALALAQIADSLGFAARTVGDMLDEFDPARLPHQPWVYQPG; from the coding sequence GTGACGAGTCCTCCCGGCGCAGGCAGGTTCGCCCCGAGCCCGTCGGCGGATCTGCACATCGGCAACCTCCGTACCGCGGTGCTGGCGTGGCTGTTCGCCCGCTCGACCGGACGCCGGTTCCTGATGCGCGTCGAGGACCTCGACGATCGCACGCACCCCGAGATCGCCGACCGCCAGCTCGCCGACCTGGCGGCCATCGGCGTGACGTGGGACGGCCCTGCCACCCGGCAGACCGCGCACCCCGAACGCTACGAAGCCGTCGTGGAAACACTCGACCAGCGTGGCCTGCTGTTCGAATGCTATTGCACCAGAAGGGATATCGCGCAGGCGCCGCGGGCTCCCCACGCCCCCGAGGGCGCGTATCCCGGCACCTGCCGGGACCTCACGGAGGGCGAACGCGCCGTCAGAAGGCAGGAGACCGGGCGCCCGCCCGCGTTGCGGCTGCGCACCGATACCCACGAGTTCACCGTGCACGACGCGCTGCACGGTGACTACACGGGCCTCGTCGACGACTTCGTCGTGCGTCGCGGTGACGGGGTGCCCGCCTACAACCTCGCGGTCGTCGTCGACGACGCCGCCTCGGGCGTCGATCAGGTAGCACGCGGCGACGACCTGCTGTCGTCGTCGCCCCGGCAGGCCTACCTGGCCCGTCTTCTCGGCTACCCCGAGCCGCTGTACGCCCACGTGCCGCTGGTGCTCAACGACCAGGGTGCCCGGCTGGCCAAACGCGACGGCGCGGTGACGCTCGCCGACATCGGCGTCGCCCTGGCGCTGGCGCAGATCGCCGACTCACTCGGTTTCGCGGCGCGCACCGTCGGCGACATGCTCGACGAGTTCGATCCTGCGCGGTTGCCCCACCAACCGTGGGTATACCAGCCCGGGTGA
- a CDS encoding ABC transporter permease subunit (The N-terminal region of this protein, as described by TIGR01726, is a three transmembrane segment that identifies a subfamily of ABC transporter permease subunits, which specificities that include histidine, arginine, glutamine, glutamate, L-cystine (sic), the opines (in Agrobacterium) octopine and nopaline, etc.): MRHPRRVLLAVLAAVAVLLTACGSSGPADGENPVQSSGVLRVGTEGVYAPFSYHDPATGQLTGYDVDVARAVGEKLGVNVEFVETPWDSIFAALEANRFDVVANQVTITPERQQKYDLSEPYSIGEGVIVTRADDNSITSLADLPGKLAAQSTTSNWAQVARDAGARIESVEGLTQAMALLSQGRVDVVVNDSLSIYAYLAETNDTAVKIAGTTGEKSEQGFAARKNSGLLPDLDAAIDELRNDGTLAEISQKYLKTNASGGQDAPQAQPRSTVQLVLDNLWPLARAALTMTIPLTIISFAIGLVIALGVALARLSKNLALSNAARFYISVIRGTPLLVQLFIVFFALPEFGVRIDPFPAAVIAFSLNVGGYAAEIIRSAIQSIPKGQWEAAQTIGLNYLSTLRRIILPQASRVAVPPLSNTLISLVKDTSLASTILVTELLRQAQIIAAPTFEFFALYGTAAVYYWVICLVLSFGQARFEHRLERYVAR; encoded by the coding sequence ATGCGCCACCCACGAAGAGTTCTGCTGGCTGTGCTGGCCGCCGTCGCGGTGCTGTTGACCGCATGCGGATCGTCGGGGCCCGCCGACGGCGAGAACCCGGTGCAGTCCAGCGGGGTGCTCCGCGTCGGCACCGAGGGCGTCTACGCACCGTTCAGCTATCACGACCCCGCCACCGGCCAACTGACCGGCTACGACGTGGACGTGGCCAGGGCGGTCGGCGAGAAGCTGGGCGTCAACGTCGAGTTCGTCGAAACACCGTGGGACTCGATCTTCGCCGCGCTGGAAGCCAACCGGTTCGATGTCGTCGCCAACCAGGTGACGATCACGCCGGAACGCCAGCAGAAGTACGACCTGTCCGAGCCGTACTCGATCGGCGAGGGCGTCATCGTGACCCGCGCCGACGACAACTCGATAACCTCGCTCGCCGACCTGCCGGGCAAGCTCGCCGCACAGAGCACCACGAGCAACTGGGCGCAGGTGGCCCGCGACGCCGGCGCCCGGATCGAATCGGTGGAAGGCCTCACCCAGGCGATGGCCCTGCTCAGCCAGGGCCGGGTCGACGTGGTGGTCAACGACAGCCTCTCGATCTACGCCTACCTCGCCGAGACCAACGACACGGCGGTGAAGATCGCGGGCACCACGGGCGAGAAGAGTGAACAGGGCTTCGCCGCCCGGAAGAACAGCGGTCTGCTGCCGGACCTCGACGCGGCGATCGACGAGCTCAGGAATGACGGCACGCTCGCCGAGATCTCGCAGAAGTACTTGAAGACCAACGCCTCCGGCGGTCAGGACGCCCCGCAGGCTCAGCCGCGGTCCACGGTGCAGCTGGTCCTGGACAACCTGTGGCCACTGGCGCGGGCCGCCCTCACCATGACGATCCCGCTGACCATCATCAGCTTCGCCATCGGTCTGGTCATAGCGCTGGGCGTGGCGCTGGCGCGGTTGTCGAAGAACCTGGCGCTCTCCAACGCCGCACGCTTCTACATTTCCGTGATCCGAGGAACGCCGCTGCTGGTCCAGCTGTTCATCGTGTTCTTCGCGCTCCCGGAGTTCGGCGTCAGGATCGATCCGTTCCCGGCGGCGGTCATCGCCTTCTCGCTCAACGTCGGTGGCTACGCGGCCGAGATCATCCGGTCGGCGATCCAGAGCATTCCGAAGGGCCAGTGGGAGGCCGCGCAGACGATCGGCCTCAACTACCTGAGCACGCTGCGGCGCATCATCCTGCCGCAGGCCAGCAGGGTGGCGGTGCCGCCGCTGTCCAACACGTTGATCTCACTGGTCAAAGACACGTCGCTGGCGTCGACGATCCTGGTGACCGAGCTGTTGCGCCAGGCCCAGATCATCGCCGCGCCCACCTTCGAGTTCTTCGCGCTCTACGGCACGGCGGCGGTCTACTACTGGGTGATCTGCCTGGTGCTGTCGTTCGGCCAGGCACGGTTCGAGCACCGACTGGAAAGGTACGTGGCCAGATGA
- a CDS encoding amino acid ABC transporter ATP-binding protein codes for MSTTDEVEYRVVARDVRKAFGGLDVLKGVSFRVPRGSATAIIGPSGSGKTTLLRALNALDAPDSGTIKVGDVEIDFAASAAPVSKDELRRYRAQSGFVFQSHNLFPHKTVLQNVTEGPLIAQRRPRDEVEAEAVELLGQVGLADKRDQYPFQLSGGQQQRVGIARALALKPKVVLFDEPTSALDPELVGEVLAVIKDLAVEGWTLVVVTHEIQFARQVSDQVLFTDGGVILEQGPPAAVIGDPKEERTRQFLQRILNPL; via the coding sequence ATGAGCACAACCGACGAGGTCGAGTACCGGGTCGTCGCCCGCGACGTCCGGAAGGCGTTCGGCGGACTCGACGTGCTCAAAGGGGTGTCGTTTCGGGTCCCGCGCGGAAGCGCCACCGCCATCATCGGTCCGTCCGGCTCGGGCAAGACGACGCTGCTGCGCGCGCTCAACGCACTCGACGCGCCCGATTCGGGCACGATCAAGGTCGGGGACGTGGAGATCGACTTCGCTGCGTCCGCCGCACCGGTGTCCAAGGACGAGCTGCGCCGCTACCGGGCGCAGAGTGGCTTCGTCTTCCAGTCCCACAACCTGTTTCCGCACAAGACGGTGCTGCAGAACGTCACCGAGGGTCCGCTGATCGCCCAGCGGCGGCCCCGCGACGAGGTGGAGGCCGAGGCCGTCGAACTCCTGGGACAGGTGGGTCTCGCCGACAAGCGCGACCAGTACCCGTTCCAGCTGTCCGGCGGCCAGCAGCAGCGGGTGGGCATCGCGCGGGCGCTCGCGCTCAAGCCCAAGGTGGTGCTGTTCGACGAGCCGACCTCGGCGCTGGACCCCGAACTCGTCGGCGAGGTACTGGCGGTGATCAAGGATCTGGCGGTCGAAGGCTGGACCCTGGTGGTCGTCACCCACGAAATCCAGTTCGCCCGACAGGTTTCCGACCAGGTGCTGTTCACCGACGGCGGGGTGATACTGGAGCAGGGGCCGCCTGCGGCGGTGATCGGCGATCCCAAGGAGGAACGGACGCGTCAGTTCTTGCAGCGCATCCTGAACCCGCTGTAG
- a CDS encoding flavin monoamine oxidase family protein gives MASSEADVIVVGAGLSGLTAARTVLAAGLTPLILEADTRVGGRILTEQLAGLPMELGAQWIGDTHHRMFALAAELGVETYPQYDDGETSYDLAGTGVMRQNDFHTRFADELAELEKVLRRLDELAAEVSPAAPWAAPHAAEWDAITAGAWYDAQGLSPVARTLLEICTVGILAVPTVEVSFLHLLFTVQTCGVTAELFAESEGGAQTTRFVGGTAEIPNRLAALIADHIVFDSPVHFIEHSTDSVTVHCRGGRVARGRRIIVALSPTLAGRIMYDPPLSGYRDQLTQRMPNSAAMKAFFVYDEPFWRNEGLNGQLISDVGPARMSNDTCIQGDDHGVILMFLEGEQARTHGHWSEEERRAALTAELVRHFGDKAAHPQHYIDGEWGSRQWTRGCYNANCGPLVWTTYGAALAEPIGSIHWASTDTATHWSAYMEGAVEAGERAAREVIDALVQ, from the coding sequence ATGGCAAGCAGCGAAGCAGACGTCATCGTCGTCGGCGCAGGACTCTCGGGCCTCACCGCGGCCCGCACCGTCCTGGCGGCGGGGCTGACGCCGCTGATCCTGGAGGCAGACACCCGCGTCGGCGGGCGCATCCTCACCGAGCAGTTGGCCGGGCTGCCCATGGAACTCGGGGCCCAGTGGATCGGCGACACCCACCACCGGATGTTCGCGCTGGCCGCCGAACTCGGGGTCGAGACGTACCCGCAGTACGACGACGGCGAGACCTCTTACGACCTCGCCGGCACCGGCGTCATGCGCCAGAACGACTTTCACACCCGCTTCGCCGACGAACTGGCCGAGCTGGAGAAGGTGCTGCGCCGCCTCGACGAACTGGCCGCCGAGGTATCCCCGGCGGCGCCGTGGGCGGCGCCGCACGCGGCCGAGTGGGATGCCATCACCGCGGGCGCCTGGTATGACGCGCAGGGCCTGTCGCCGGTGGCGCGCACGCTACTGGAGATCTGCACCGTCGGGATCCTCGCGGTGCCCACGGTCGAGGTGTCGTTCCTGCATCTGCTCTTCACCGTCCAGACGTGCGGTGTGACCGCGGAGCTGTTCGCCGAGTCCGAGGGCGGCGCCCAGACCACGCGGTTCGTCGGTGGCACCGCCGAGATCCCGAACCGGTTGGCGGCGTTGATCGCCGACCACATCGTGTTCGACTCGCCGGTGCACTTCATCGAGCACAGCACCGACAGCGTCACCGTGCACTGCCGCGGCGGCCGGGTGGCCCGCGGCCGGCGGATCATCGTCGCGCTGTCACCCACCCTGGCCGGACGGATCATGTACGACCCCCCGCTGTCCGGCTACCGCGACCAGCTGACACAGCGGATGCCGAACTCGGCGGCGATGAAAGCGTTCTTCGTCTACGACGAACCGTTCTGGCGGAACGAGGGTTTGAACGGCCAGCTCATCTCGGACGTCGGCCCCGCCCGCATGTCCAACGACACATGCATCCAGGGCGACGACCACGGCGTGATCCTGATGTTCCTGGAGGGCGAGCAGGCCCGCACCCACGGACACTGGTCCGAGGAGGAGCGGCGCGCGGCGCTGACCGCCGAGCTGGTGCGCCACTTCGGCGACAAGGCCGCACACCCGCAGCACTACATCGACGGCGAATGGGGCAGCCGGCAGTGGACCCGCGGCTGCTACAACGCCAACTGCGGACCGCTGGTGTGGACCACCTACGGCGCCGCGCTGGCCGAGCCCATCGGCTCGATCCACTGGGCGTCCACCGATACCGCCACCCACTGGAGCGCCTACATGGAGGGCGCGGTGGAAGCCGGTGAGCGCGCCGCCCGAGAGGTCATCGACGCGCTGGTGCAGTAG
- a CDS encoding cytochrome P450, translated as MTTAAEPESLLLQMLDPAARADPYPLYRRIREQGPVHLPGKNLAVFSSYADCDEVLRHPSSASDRMKSTVAQRAVADGAQARPFGPPGFLFLDPPDHTRLRRLVSKAFVPKVVNALEPEIVGLVGGLLRDAGDGGTFDAIAGLAYPLPVAVICRLLGVPLEDEPEFSAASGLLAQSLDPFVSVTGAAGDGFEERMQAALWLREYLRELISRRRRDPGDDLMSGLIQVEESGDQLTEDEIVATCNLLLVAGHETTVNLIANAILALLRDRSQWSALAADPGRVGAVIEETLRYDPPVQLVGRVAGEDMTIGGERSDGGNVIGGERSDGEAITVPKGDNMLLLTAAAHRDPDAVERPDQFDPDRGTIRHLGFGKGPHFCIGAPLARLEASVALTALTARFPDAVLAAEPVYKQNVTLRGMATLDLENLGPTA; from the coding sequence ATGACGACCGCCGCCGAACCGGAGTCGCTGCTGCTGCAGATGCTCGACCCCGCCGCCCGCGCCGACCCGTACCCGCTGTACCGCCGGATCCGGGAGCAGGGTCCGGTGCACCTGCCCGGCAAGAACCTGGCGGTGTTCTCCTCCTACGCAGACTGCGACGAGGTCCTGCGCCATCCGTCGTCGGCCAGTGACCGGATGAAATCCACCGTGGCGCAGCGGGCGGTGGCCGACGGCGCCCAGGCCCGCCCGTTCGGGCCGCCCGGCTTCCTGTTCCTCGACCCGCCGGACCACACGAGGCTGCGCCGGCTGGTGAGCAAGGCGTTCGTCCCGAAAGTCGTCAACGCATTGGAGCCCGAGATCGTCGGCCTGGTCGGCGGGCTGCTGCGGGACGCCGGGGACGGCGGCACCTTCGACGCGATCGCAGGGCTGGCGTACCCGCTGCCGGTCGCGGTGATCTGCCGTCTGCTCGGTGTGCCGCTGGAGGACGAGCCCGAGTTCAGCGCCGCCTCGGGTCTGCTCGCGCAGTCGCTGGACCCGTTCGTGTCGGTCACCGGCGCGGCAGGCGACGGGTTCGAGGAGCGCATGCAGGCGGCGCTGTGGCTGCGCGAATACCTGCGCGAGCTGATCTCGCGCCGCCGCCGCGATCCGGGCGACGACCTGATGTCGGGGCTCATCCAGGTCGAAGAGTCCGGTGACCAACTGACCGAGGACGAGATCGTCGCCACCTGCAACCTGCTCCTGGTCGCCGGGCACGAGACGACGGTCAACCTGATCGCCAACGCGATCCTCGCCCTACTGCGTGACCGCTCCCAGTGGTCGGCTCTGGCCGCCGATCCCGGACGTGTGGGTGCGGTGATCGAAGAGACACTGCGCTACGACCCGCCGGTGCAGTTGGTGGGTCGCGTTGCGGGGGAGGACATGACGATCGGGGGCGAGCGGAGCGACGGGGGAAATGTCATCGGGGGCGAGCGGAGCGACGGGGAAGCGATCACCGTGCCCAAGGGCGACAACATGCTGCTGCTGACCGCGGCAGCACACCGTGACCCGGACGCCGTCGAACGCCCCGACCAGTTCGATCCCGACCGCGGGACCATCCGCCACCTCGGCTTCGGGAAGGGTCCGCACTTCTGCATCGGCGCGCCGCTGGCCCGGCTGGAGGCCTCCGTGGCGCTCACCGCGCTGACGGCACGCTTCCCGGACGCCGTATTGGCCGCCGAACCGGTCTACAAGCAGAACGTGACGTTGCGCGGCATGGCGACGCTGGACCTCGAAAACCTCGGTCCGACAGCGTGA
- the tgt gene encoding tRNA guanosine(34) transglycosylase Tgt: MNAELPGRLGRTGTIRTPHGDIQTPAFVAVGTAATVKAVLPETMKEVGAQAILANAYHLYLQPGPDIVDEAGGLGAFMNWPGPTYTDSGGFQVMSLGVGFKKVLAMDTERVQTDDIIAEGKERLAHVDDDGVTFRSHLDGSTHRFTPEVSIGIQHQLGADIIFAFDELTTLVNTRGYQESSVQRTHDWAVRCLAEHRRLSIERAGKPPQALFGVVQGAQYEDLRRQAARGLAEIRDEDGNGFAGYGIGGALEKQNLATIVGWVSSELPDDKPRHLLGISEPDDLFAAVASGADTFDCVSPSRVARNAAVYSVHGRYNITGSRYRRDFTPIDAECDCYTCAHYTRAYLHHLFKAKEILASTLCTIHNERFVIRLVDDIRAAIPAGRFDELREHVLGRYYAKSS; encoded by the coding sequence GTGAACGCCGAACTCCCGGGACGGCTGGGCCGCACGGGGACCATCCGCACGCCGCACGGAGACATCCAGACGCCGGCGTTCGTCGCGGTCGGCACCGCGGCGACGGTCAAAGCGGTGCTGCCCGAGACGATGAAAGAGGTTGGCGCACAGGCAATTCTGGCCAACGCATATCACCTGTATCTGCAGCCCGGTCCCGACATCGTCGACGAGGCGGGCGGTCTGGGTGCGTTCATGAACTGGCCGGGGCCGACGTACACCGACAGCGGCGGATTCCAGGTGATGTCGCTGGGGGTGGGCTTCAAGAAGGTGCTGGCGATGGACACCGAGCGGGTCCAGACCGACGACATCATCGCCGAGGGCAAGGAACGGTTGGCCCACGTCGACGACGACGGCGTGACGTTCCGGTCCCATCTGGACGGGTCCACGCACCGCTTCACCCCGGAGGTCTCGATCGGCATCCAGCACCAGCTGGGCGCCGACATCATCTTCGCGTTCGACGAGCTGACCACGCTGGTCAACACCCGCGGCTATCAGGAGAGCTCGGTGCAGCGCACCCATGACTGGGCGGTGCGCTGCCTGGCCGAGCACCGCAGGCTGAGCATCGAACGCGCGGGCAAGCCGCCCCAGGCACTGTTCGGTGTGGTGCAGGGTGCCCAGTACGAGGATCTGCGCCGTCAGGCCGCGCGCGGATTGGCCGAGATCCGCGACGAGGACGGCAACGGTTTCGCCGGATACGGCATCGGGGGCGCCCTGGAGAAACAGAATCTCGCGACGATCGTCGGCTGGGTCAGCAGTGAACTGCCCGACGACAAGCCGCGTCATCTGCTCGGGATCAGCGAGCCCGATGACCTGTTCGCGGCCGTGGCATCGGGTGCGGACACATTCGACTGCGTGTCGCCGTCCCGGGTGGCCCGCAACGCCGCGGTGTACTCGGTGCACGGGCGCTACAACATCACCGGGTCGCGCTACCGGCGCGACTTCACCCCCATCGACGCCGAGTGCGACTGCTACACCTGCGCGCACTACACCCGCGCCTACCTGCACCACCTGTTCAAGGCCAAGGAGATCCTGGCCTCGACGCTGTGCACGATCCACAACGAGCGGTTCGTCATCCGGCTGGTCGACGACATCCGTGCCGCCATTCCCGCTGGCCGGTTCGACGAGCTGCGCGAGCACGTCCTGGGACGCTATTACGCGAAGTCCTCCTGA
- a CDS encoding lipoprotein LpqH gives MFTSRALTAPIAVAVVAVAGCSSSPPPEYQPPPGALIAGTAQVTVNGEDAGTTTAVQCDSAGTLMMIKTGDPGPDTSGTTAMVASNDELVVREVGIRDLGGFTGSYNSGLGGEATVTMTGRTYDISGTADGFATDNPSFRTTADFTIKIAC, from the coding sequence GTGTTCACTAGCCGGGCTCTCACCGCTCCGATCGCGGTGGCCGTGGTGGCCGTCGCCGGGTGCTCCTCCTCGCCGCCGCCGGAGTACCAGCCGCCGCCCGGCGCGCTTATCGCCGGCACCGCACAGGTGACGGTCAACGGCGAGGACGCCGGAACCACCACCGCGGTGCAATGCGACTCCGCCGGAACGCTGATGATGATCAAGACCGGCGACCCCGGCCCGGACACCTCCGGTACCACGGCGATGGTGGCCAGCAACGACGAGCTAGTGGTTCGCGAGGTCGGTATCCGCGACCTCGGCGGTTTCACCGGAAGCTACAACAGCGGCCTCGGTGGGGAGGCGACCGTCACGATGACCGGACGCACCTACGACATCAGCGGCACGGCCGACGGATTCGCGACCGACAACCCGAGCTTCCGCACCACAGCGGATTTTACGATCAAGATCGCCTGCTGA
- a CDS encoding lipoprotein LpqH — protein MKREILTVVGGAAIVIAGLSGCGSNKSETSGETSQAAAAEGKSTVTIDGADQEVTGTVVCSDMGGNTNIAIGDATTGIGAVVTTGDEPSLVSVGLGNVNGVTLGYQNGTGSNDGKVEKDGSTYKISGTATGVDMANPMQPVNKPFELEITCP, from the coding sequence ATGAAGCGCGAAATCCTCACCGTCGTGGGTGGCGCAGCGATCGTCATTGCCGGTCTGTCGGGCTGCGGATCGAACAAGTCGGAGACCTCCGGGGAGACCTCCCAGGCCGCTGCCGCAGAGGGCAAGAGCACCGTGACGATCGACGGCGCCGACCAGGAGGTCACGGGCACCGTGGTGTGCTCGGACATGGGCGGCAACACCAACATCGCGATCGGCGACGCGACCACGGGTATCGGCGCGGTGGTCACCACCGGCGACGAGCCGTCACTGGTGTCGGTCGGCCTCGGCAATGTCAACGGCGTGACGCTCGGCTACCAGAACGGCACCGGCTCCAACGACGGCAAGGTCGAGAAGGACGGCAGCACCTACAAGATCTCCGGCACGGCGACCGGTGTGGACATGGCCAATCCGATGCAGCCGGTGAACAAGCCGTTCGAGCTGGAGATCACCTGCCCCTAG